From Cyclobacteriaceae bacterium, a single genomic window includes:
- the traM gene encoding conjugative transposon protein TraM, with protein sequence MKPHTQKFLQRRRFVMVMPMLVLPFITVIFWLLGGGQNSDPTATTSENAGLNLQLPDAHFENEQWNKLALYDKAERDSLKFNEERQNDPYFKLEALEDEPTGEGQQEPSTQTPTAKSRSNKNPKAKQKEVVDPNEAKVNQKLDELYRELNKAKEPQVSNKSEVTNSENVPDPQFSSDVQKLEQMMEMMKSGDAEDPEMQKLGGMLDKILDIQHPDRVRNKIKEQSELKKGKVFPVETSHVEENISMIKGSNGSQAIVEDSAVLLSRAFSVGARQNQFYSLDDENSQEQKAGNAIEAIIHDTQEIVAGSTVKMRLLTDVYVNGRLIPKDQFVYGTAAINGERLTIAINSIRDNNSLFPVSLSAYDLDGLQGIYIPGAITRDAAKQSSDQTMQSLQFMTMDQSLSAQAASAGLQAAKGLFSKKVKQIKVTIKAGYKIFLMDAN encoded by the coding sequence ATGAAACCGCATACACAGAAATTTTTGCAGAGAAGGAGGTTTGTGATGGTGATGCCTATGCTGGTATTGCCTTTCATTACCGTGATCTTCTGGTTGCTCGGTGGTGGCCAGAATTCCGATCCGACAGCCACGACTTCAGAGAACGCGGGGTTGAATCTTCAACTTCCGGATGCGCATTTTGAAAATGAGCAATGGAACAAGTTGGCGCTTTATGACAAGGCTGAAAGAGATTCTCTCAAATTTAACGAGGAACGACAGAACGATCCCTATTTCAAGCTTGAAGCCCTGGAAGATGAGCCAACAGGTGAAGGGCAGCAAGAGCCTTCAACACAGACCCCCACTGCGAAATCGCGATCAAACAAAAACCCGAAAGCCAAGCAAAAGGAAGTCGTTGATCCTAATGAAGCGAAGGTCAATCAAAAGCTTGATGAATTATACAGGGAATTGAATAAGGCAAAGGAGCCGCAAGTCAGTAATAAATCCGAAGTAACAAATTCAGAAAATGTGCCTGATCCCCAGTTCTCGTCGGATGTACAAAAGTTGGAGCAGATGATGGAAATGATGAAGTCCGGTGATGCTGAAGATCCTGAAATGCAAAAGCTAGGCGGCATGTTGGACAAGATTCTTGATATACAGCATCCCGACAGAGTCCGTAATAAGATCAAGGAACAAAGTGAGCTTAAGAAGGGAAAGGTCTTTCCGGTTGAAACATCGCACGTTGAGGAAAACATTTCCATGATCAAAGGCTCCAATGGATCACAAGCGATTGTTGAGGATTCCGCAGTGTTACTAAGCAGGGCTTTTTCGGTTGGGGCAAGACAAAACCAATTTTATAGCCTCGACGATGAGAACTCACAGGAACAAAAAGCGGGTAACGCCATTGAAGCCATTATACACGACACACAGGAGATCGTAGCTGGATCAACGGTAAAAATGCGACTCCTTACCGACGTCTATGTTAACGGCAGGCTCATCCCCAAAGATCAATTCGTTTACGGGACCGCAGCAATCAACGGAGAAAGACTGACTATCGCTATTAACTCCATCCGTGATAATAATTCACTATTCCCTGTTTCTCTTTCCGCCTATGACCTGGATGGCCTTCAGGGAATTTACATTCCTGGCGCGATTACCCGTGATGCCGCCAAGCAATCTTCCGATCAGACAATGCAAAGCCTTCAATTCATGACAATGGACCAGTCGCTAAGCGCACAAGCCGCGAGTGCTGGTCTTCAGGCCGCCAAAGGACTCTTTAGTAAGAAGGTCAAGCAGATCAAAGTGACAATCAAGGCTGGCTATAAGATCTTCCTGATGGATGCCAACTGA
- the traK gene encoding conjugative transposon protein TraK, which produces MFRQLMNIDSAFRHIRLFSFALIMACIVICGYTIYKSFQMVMHIEERIYILSNGKALEAWSAERKDNIPVEARDHVKMFHYYFFTLDPDDRVIEANVTKALYLADASAKRQYDNLKESRYYSNIISGNISQEIVTDSIRVDVNQYPFYFRSYSKQKLIRTTSIVTRSLITEGYLRNVSRSDNNPHGFLIEKWRTLENKDIKTENR; this is translated from the coding sequence ATTTTCCGACAGCTAATGAACATTGATTCAGCATTCAGGCATATAAGGCTATTCTCATTTGCGCTGATCATGGCATGCATAGTGATCTGCGGCTACACTATATATAAGAGCTTCCAAATGGTTATGCACATTGAGGAACGCATTTACATCCTGTCCAATGGAAAGGCACTCGAAGCCTGGTCCGCCGAAAGGAAGGACAACATTCCTGTAGAGGCCCGCGATCATGTGAAGATGTTCCATTATTACTTCTTTACGCTTGACCCGGATGACAGGGTGATCGAGGCGAACGTGACAAAAGCGCTTTATCTGGCAGACGCTTCCGCGAAACGTCAATATGACAACCTCAAGGAAAGCCGGTACTATTCAAACATCATCTCGGGCAATATCAGCCAGGAGATTGTAACCGATAGCATCCGGGTTGACGTCAATCAGTATCCATTTTATTTCAGAAGCTACTCAAAGCAAAAGCTGATACGCACAACTTCCATTGTAACACGAAGCCTGATCACGGAAGGGTATCTAAGAAATGTGTCCCGTTCAGACAATAACCCTCACGGCTTCCTAATCGAAAAGTGGAGAACACTGGAAAACAAAGATATCAAAACCGAGAATCGATGA